A stretch of Triticum aestivum cultivar Chinese Spring chromosome 1D, IWGSC CS RefSeq v2.1, whole genome shotgun sequence DNA encodes these proteins:
- the LOC123180248 gene encoding uncharacterized protein: protein MALLRALRRALPPLYSPAAPLSRRAPGPPALPPRPLRLLDPIGFRPFSAAAATATAVARAPEMGASLFRGLTETRFPKRRPGFVSRRKRASLRPKGPHYWVKCTPGEPIPSSQPNKGSVQGRKEKKRIKQRKDFIMAEKRKRKAQYSVAVKRKEAERTERKMAAVARDRAWVERLAELKQIEAEKKAAMA, encoded by the exons ATGGCGCTCCTCCGAGCCCTCCGGCGAGCACTCCCGCCGCTCTACTCGCCGGCGGCGCCTCTTTCCCGGCGCGCACCAGGTCCTCCTGCGCTCCCTCCCCGTCCTCTCCGGCTCCTGGATCCGATCGGGTTCCGGCCGTTCTCCGCCgcggccgccaccgccaccgccgtcgcgCGGGCGCCGGAAATGGGTGCCAGCCTCTTCAGAGGGCTCACGGAGACCAGGTTCCCCAAGCGGCGCCCGGGGTTCGTGTCCCGGCGCAAGAGGGCCAGCCTGCGACCCAAAG GTCCGCACTACTGGGTGAAGTGCACGCCGGGGGAGCCTATCCCTTCGAGCCAGCCGAACAAGGGCAGCGTgcaggggaggaaggagaagaagcggatCAAGCAGCGCAAGGACTTCATCATG GCTGAGAAGAGGAAGCGCAAAGCACAGTATTCTGTTGCTGTGAAGAGGAAGGAGGCAGAACGGACAGAAAGAAAGATGGCTGCAGTGGCAAGAGACCGGGCATGGGTGGAAAGGTTGGCAGAGCTAAAGCAGATAGAGGCAGAAAAGAAAGCTGCAATGGCTTGA
- the LOC123180247 gene encoding tetraspanin-6 isoform X1, translated as MNGMYYPQRFSNMMIGYLNLATLLASIPVIGAGLWLAKGSTTTCSSMLQTPLLIIGFIVLLISLAGFVGACFHVAWALWLYLFAVILLIGMLLGLTMFGFAVTAGGGGTQVQGRPYREYHISDYSSWLQKHMQDIKYWKPALACVVGSKACPKIANWTPMDYLQHDLTPIQSGCCKPPTSCTYSGGMPVGAQDEDCYQWNNAPNILCYQCNSCKAGVMEQVRQDWHKISVLNVIVLVFLICICACGCCAFRNARRSVSEYPYGVNRMSKINPRWDYYWWRWFRDRREQMY; from the exons ATGAACGGCATGTACTACCCTCAGCGTTTCAGCAACATGATGATCGGCTACCTCAACCTGGCGACGCTCCTGGCCTCCATCCCGGTCATCGGTGCGGGGCTCTGGCTCGCCAAGGGCTCCACGACGACGTGCTCCTCCATGCTGCAGACGCCGCTGCTCATCATCGGCTTCATCGTGCTCCTCATCTCCCTCGCGGGGTTCGTGGGCGCCTGCTTCCACGTCGCCTGGGCGCTGTGGCTCTACCTCTTCGCCGTGATACTCCTCATCGGCATGCTGCTCGGGCTCACCATGTTCGGGTTCGCCGTCACGGCGGGGGGCGGCGGCACGCAGGTGCAAGGGAGGCCGTACAGGGAGTACCACATCTCGGACTACTCCTCGTGGCTCCAGAAGCATATGCAGGACATCAAGTACTGGAAGCCCGCGCTGGCCTGCGTCGTCGGCTCCAAGGCCTGCCCCAAGATCGCCAACTGGACTCCCATGGATTACCTCCAGCATGATCTCACGCCAATACAG TCTGGGTGCTGCAAGCCACCAACATCATGCACATACAGCGGGGGGATGCCGGTCGGAGCGCAGGACGAGGACTGCTACCAGTGGAACAATGCCCCAAACATCCTGTGCTACCAGTGTAACTCGTGCAAGGCCGGCGTGATGGAGCAGGTGCGCCAGGACTGGCACAAGATCTCCGTGCTAAACGTCATCGTGCTCGTCTTCCTCATCTGCATCTGCGCCTGCGGATGCTGCGCCTTCAGAAACGCCCGCCGCTCCGTCTCCGAGTACCCATACGGGGTAAACCGCATGTCCAAGATCAACCCACGCTGGGACTACTACTG GTGGCGATGGTTCCGCGATAGGAGGGAACAGATGTACTAG
- the LOC123180250 gene encoding uncharacterized protein → MDEVWPWLATLPPPGAGNGTASTPLAASPEAEGASIVLQADCTATADGGTAVVAFSIAVDSANGVARRVLWTSEAFAAASEVAPRLLLLAQLLDEVTALSPSIPSLSRTPDASPPEWKLDEEVVSAVIAATGTDGSPLFSLALLMRLFWLCALEAPADLGFLFFRALGTDIERALAGCAPAALGALLLAVGPDVEEQFMRSLGYMLAKWCLLREMQSAPKPPAKPDVACLSYAANVHGLWVLRGYAPVLAIPRVAGATSTATITALPHELPEEPALRYGLVHQQLEAVAQVEYAVSVRDNGFIVVGVHVDNIRVRVVRLGYSKKDDTGTEEDVVDDDHVLDGERHFPSRIRLWVGPKFGSSYATGPSLGRSTGNPEREVETTRTVKGAFSGATKLGGDPKVKAKMRSSSRARNRSWRWEQEAEGSAGVFEGVLCDPATGTEVSSWRPGSREADPRSGMRRRYGGPGRAFSKMRGLVVAGDELPEEVTWRVGREAEGRTMRWRLGLKVWLNYLPNEVRSRHFETRCVEWAHEVELPLMATTPL, encoded by the coding sequence ATGGACGAGGTGTGGCCGTGGCTGGCCACCCTCCCTCCTCCCGGCGCCGGCAACGGCACGGCATCCACCCCCCTCGCCGCCTCCCCCGAGGCCGAGGGCGCCTCCATCGTCCTGCAGGCCGACTGCACCGCCACCGCGGACGGCGGTACGGCCGTCGTCGCTTTCTCCATCGCCGTAGACAGTGCCAACGGCGTGGCGCGCCGCGTGCTCTGGACGTCCGAGGCATTCGCGGCAGCCTCCGAGGTCGCCCCGCGGCTGCTGCTTCTGGCCCAGCTGCTCGACGAGGTGACCGCGCTCTCGCCGTCCATCCCTTCCTTGAGCAGAACGCCGGACGCGTCGCCGCCGGAGTGGAAGCTGGATGAGGAGGTCGTGTCCGCCGTCATCGCGGCCACGGGCACCGATGGCTCCCCACTTTTCTCGCTGGCTCTGCTCATGCGGCTCTTCTGGCTGTGCGCTCTGGAGGCCCCCGCGGACCTCGGGTTCCTCTTCTTCCGAGCTCTTGGCACAGACATCGAGCGCGCCCTCGCCGGCTGCGCCCCGGCGGCGCTCGGCGCGCTCCTGCTCGCGGTCGGCCCGGACGTCGAGGAGCAGTTCATGCGGTCGCTCGGCTACATGCTGGCCAAGTGGTGCCTGCTGCGGGAGATGCAGTCGGCGCCCAAGCCGCCGGCCAAGCCCGACGTCGCGTGCTTGTCGTACGCCGCAAACGTGCACGGGCTCTGGGTGCTGAGAGGGTACGCGCCGGTGCTCGCCATCCCCCGCGTCGCTGGTGCAACGTCGACGGCGACGATCACGGCcttgcctcatgagctgccggaGGAGCCGGCGCTGCGGTACGGCCTGGTGCACCAGCAGCTGGAGGCCGTGGCCCAGGTGGAGTACGCGGTGAGCGTGCGAGACAATGGCTTCATCGTCGTCGGCGTGCACGTCGACAACATACGGGTGCGCGTCGTGCGGCTCGGGTATAGTAAGAAGGACGACACCGGCACCGAGGAAGACGTCGTCGACGACGACCATGTCCTGGACGGCGAGAGGCACTTCCCGTCGCGTATCCGCCTCTGGGTCGGCCCCAAGTTCGGCTCGTCGTACGCCACGGGCCCGAGCCTGGGCCGGTCGACGGGGAACCCGGAGCGGGAGGTGGAGACGACGCGCACCGTCAAGGGCGCCTTCTCCGGCGCAACCAAGCTCGGCGGCGACCCGAAGGTCAAGGCGAAGATGCGCTCGTCGTCGCGGGCACGGAACCGGAGCTGGCGGTGGGAGCAGGAGGCGGAGGGCAGCGCCGGCGTGTTCGAGGGCGTGCTGTGCGACCCGGCCACCGGGACGGAGGTCTCGTCGTGGCGCCCGGGCAGCAGAGAGGCCGACCCGCGCAGCGGCATGAGGCGCCGGTACGGGGGTCCTGGGCGAGCGTTCAGCAAGATGCGGGGGCtggtggtggccggcgacgagctGCCGGAGGAGGTGACGTGGAGGGTAGGGCGGGAGGCGGAGGGGAGGACCATGCGGTGGCGGCTGGGGCTCAAGGTCTGGCTGAACTACCTGCCCAACGAGGTGAGGAGCCGTCATTTCGAGACGAGGTGCGTCGAGTGGGCGCACGAGGTCGAGCTACCGCTAATGGCGACGACTCCATTGTAA
- the LOC123180247 gene encoding tetraspanin-6 isoform X2, with amino-acid sequence MNGMYYPQRFSNMMIGYLNLATLLASIPVIGAGLWLAKGSTTTCSSMLQTPLLIIGFIVLLISLAGFVGACFHVAWALWLYLFAVILLIGMLLGLTMFGFAVTAGGGGTQVQGRPYREYHISDYSSWLQKHMQDIKYWKPALACVVGSKACPKIANWTPMDYLQHDLTPIQSGCCKPPTSCTYSGGMPVGAQDEDCYQWNNAPNILCYQCNSCKAGVMEQVRQDWHKISVLNVIVLVFLICICACGCCAFRNARRSVSEYPYGVAMVPR; translated from the exons ATGAACGGCATGTACTACCCTCAGCGTTTCAGCAACATGATGATCGGCTACCTCAACCTGGCGACGCTCCTGGCCTCCATCCCGGTCATCGGTGCGGGGCTCTGGCTCGCCAAGGGCTCCACGACGACGTGCTCCTCCATGCTGCAGACGCCGCTGCTCATCATCGGCTTCATCGTGCTCCTCATCTCCCTCGCGGGGTTCGTGGGCGCCTGCTTCCACGTCGCCTGGGCGCTGTGGCTCTACCTCTTCGCCGTGATACTCCTCATCGGCATGCTGCTCGGGCTCACCATGTTCGGGTTCGCCGTCACGGCGGGGGGCGGCGGCACGCAGGTGCAAGGGAGGCCGTACAGGGAGTACCACATCTCGGACTACTCCTCGTGGCTCCAGAAGCATATGCAGGACATCAAGTACTGGAAGCCCGCGCTGGCCTGCGTCGTCGGCTCCAAGGCCTGCCCCAAGATCGCCAACTGGACTCCCATGGATTACCTCCAGCATGATCTCACGCCAATACAG TCTGGGTGCTGCAAGCCACCAACATCATGCACATACAGCGGGGGGATGCCGGTCGGAGCGCAGGACGAGGACTGCTACCAGTGGAACAATGCCCCAAACATCCTGTGCTACCAGTGTAACTCGTGCAAGGCCGGCGTGATGGAGCAGGTGCGCCAGGACTGGCACAAGATCTCCGTGCTAAACGTCATCGTGCTCGTCTTCCTCATCTGCATCTGCGCCTGCGGATGCTGCGCCTTCAGAAACGCCCGCCGCTCCGTCTCCGAGTACCCATACGGG GTGGCGATGGTTCCGCGATAG